Proteins from a single region of Oncorhynchus nerka isolate Pitt River linkage group LG18, Oner_Uvic_2.0, whole genome shotgun sequence:
- the LOC115145381 gene encoding gremlin-1-like produces the protein MARSARILCGMVFVLGLLSSPVDSKRIRGSQGAIPHPDKNNPNESEQQPQTPQAGSGSRGRGKSSASPAEEVLESSQEALHVTERRYLKRDWCKTQPLKQTIHEEGCISRTIINRFCYGQCNSFYIPRHVRREEGAFQSCSFCKPKRFTTMTYTLNCPDQQPPTKKKRIQRVKQCRCISIELD, from the coding sequence ATGGCCAGATCGGCGCGTATCCTCTGTGGCATGGTTTTCGTCCTTGGGCTGCTGTCATCTCCAGTGGATTCCAAAAGGATCAGGGGCTCCCAAGGCGCCATCCCTCATCCTGACAAAAACAACCCAAACGAATCGGAGCAGCAACCACAGACACCGCAGGCGGGCTCTGGTTCCCGAGGGCGGGGAAAGAGCTCTGCTTCACCGGCTGAGGAGGTGCTGGAGTCCAGCCAAGAAGCGTTGCATGTCACCGAGCGCCGCTATCTGAAACGCGACTGGTGCAAGACCCAGCCACTCAAACAGACCATCCACGAGGAGGGCTGCATCAGCCGCACCATCATTAACAGGTTCTGCTACGGACAGTGTAATTCTTTTTACATCCCCAGACATGTCCGCAGGGAAGAGGGAGCCTTCCAGTCTTGTTCATTCTGCAAGCCGAAACGATTTACAACCATGACCTACACTTTGAACTGCCCGGACCAGCAGCCGCCCACCAAGAAGAAGCGCATCCAGCGCGTAAAGCAGTGCCGCTGCATATCCATAGAATTGGACTAG